The stretch of DNA CAGGGCGTTCCCGACGCGCTGGATTTCCTGCATCCGGGAAGTCAGGGTGACATGGGTACGCTCTCCCCGGCCAAGCTCACCGATCTGGCCCTCGAGGCGGTAGAGGGGGCGCAACGCCAGCCAGAGCAGCCACCCCATCAATGGCAGCAGCATCACGGCGATCAGCAGGCCAAGGATGGCCAATCGCCGGAACAGGCCCCTGAAGGGCGACATCACCTGCTCGCTCGGCAGGTAGACGCCGACGATCCAGTCGGCCGGCCAGATCTGGCGAAAGGCCTGGTAGGTCATCTGGCCATCGAGCGCGGGGCCGCGGGCCTCGCCTTCCCACCCCAGCCGGGCCAGGGCCAGCGAGGGGCTGGCGCCCTCGGACGGCAGGGGAGCCAGGATACGCGACCGGTCGGGGTGATAGATCAGCCGGCCCGACGCGGTGGCAATGGCGGCATAGCCGCCATCGCCGAGCCGGATCCTGCGCAACCGCTCGAACAGCCCGCCCTCGCGGATGTTCACCAGCCCGCCCAGTGCGCCCTGGAAATCGCCCGCCTCGTCGAGCAGCGGGACCAGGAACAGCAGCATGGGCATCCCGCTGATGCCCCCGATGAAGGGCTCGCTGACGTAGGGCCGCTTGAATCCCTTGACGAACTGGAAGTAGTCACGGAAGCCGGCATCAAAGCCTTGTCGTCCCGGCATCTGCGGCCAATCGGCCTGGATGGTGCCGGCGGCATCGTACAGAAGGAGGCCCTCGAACCACTCCAGCAGCGCACCGTTGGCCGCCAGCAGGGTGTGCGGGTCAGTCCCCTCCCCGGCCTTCAACGGCATCTGCTCGGCAAGCTGCCCGAGGGCAGCGAGACGGCTGTCGACCTGATCGGTCAGCTCGTCGGCGATCAGGCGAGCCTCGTAGTTCAGGTGGATCAGGTTCGACTCCTCGGACAGCGAGCGGCTAGATGCCCAGCCGGCCCACATCACCAGGGCCACCACGATGACCCAGGTCGCGGCGAGCCCCAGCAGCAAACGGCCCTTCAGGGAGAGCGCCCAGGCGACGGCCCGGGAGAGGCGGAATATCGGCAAGCAGACCTCCATGTCCTGTGTCGATGACGCGACTCTAGCATGGCCGCCCCGCCATCCCGTCAACGCCGCCACGCGTGGCGCAGGCGAACGCCCCCTGCCGCGCCATGGCCGACGCTGCCCTTCTCCGGCATCGCTCATCCCCCGGGATGACGACTGGCTCGGGAACTGGTGCTCACCGACTCAACGGCCGGGACGGGTGCCGGATACCCGCGCCTCGAGGGCGGGAATGTCACGCAGCACCAGGGTTCGCCCCTCGACGCTGATCAGCCCCTGGCGCTGGAGTCGCCCGAGGAGACGGCTGACGGTTTCCAGGGCCACCCCGAGGAAGCTGCCGATATCGGCCCGGGACATGGCCAGCTGGAAGCCATGGGGGGAGTAGCCCCGGGCCGCGAAGCGCTCGGACATGTCCAGCAGGAAGCTCGCCATGCGCGTCTCCGCGGAGGCGCAGGAGAGCAGGCAGTTCATGCCCTGATCACGCTCCAGCACCTGGCTCATGCTGCGATAGAGCGCGCCGCGCAGGGCCGGGAAGCGGTCGCCCAGCGCCTCCAAGGAGCCAAACGGCAGCTCGCAGACGAAGCTGCTTTCCAGCGCCACCACGCTGGAGGGATGGCGGGCCTCGCCGAGCGCATCCAGCCCCGCGACGTCGCTGGGCAGGAGGAAGTGGGTCACCAGTTCACGATGCGCTGCGTCGACCACGACCTGCTTGAAGCTTCCCGAACGCACCACGTAGAGGCTGGTGAAGGGCGCCCCCTGCCGCACCAGCCGCGCCCCGCGCCTCAGCGGCCTGGGGCGGTGGATGATGGCATCGAAGTCGGTCATCTGGTCGCGGGCCAGGCCACCCGGCAGGCAGTGGGCACTGAGGCTGCAGCCCTCGCAGTGCGTTGCCTGCCCCGGGGGAATCGCCGTCTGACCGGAGGGATGGTGGGTCATGGTGAACTCCCTGTTCATCTACGCCACGGCACTCCAGGCACGGGCCGTCTCCACGGCACCGTTACTGCCTGGATGCTTCCTCAGCATACTTCAGAAAACGACGGTACTGCACCCTCTGAGGGCCCGCGCGGCCTCGGGCCTGATGCCCCGGGCCAGGCCCATGCGGGAAGGCCGTCGATATCCTGGCAGTCCTGATCATCCAGAGGATCCTGGACGGTAAGGATGCCTGGACCGCGCGCCAGGCCAAGGCGCCCTCACGACAAGGCCCCCGGCACAGGTGCGCCGGGGGCCTTGTCGTCCAGCGGGCGACCGGGCACTCACCCGACGCCTCGACGGTCTTCCGATTATCGGCGATCCAGTCGCTGGACCTTCAGCTCGTAGTTGTTGACGCCCGTCATGGAAGAGCCGAACTTCTGGCCCTGCACGCGGATACGATAGCGACCCGGCGCCAGCTCGGTCGTCATGTCGACGTCGCCGTCGAAGCCCTGGCCTGCCCCCTCGGCGACCACAGCGCCCGTCTCGTCCAGCACCTCGAGGGCGATGCGA from Halomonas aestuarii encodes:
- a CDS encoding sensor domain-containing diguanylate cyclase, with the protein product MPIFRLSRAVAWALSLKGRLLLGLAATWVIVVALVMWAGWASSRSLSEESNLIHLNYEARLIADELTDQVDSRLAALGQLAEQMPLKAGEGTDPHTLLAANGALLEWFEGLLLYDAAGTIQADWPQMPGRQGFDAGFRDYFQFVKGFKRPYVSEPFIGGISGMPMLLFLVPLLDEAGDFQGALGGLVNIREGGLFERLRRIRLGDGGYAAIATASGRLIYHPDRSRILAPLPSEGASPSLALARLGWEGEARGPALDGQMTYQAFRQIWPADWIVGVYLPSEQVMSPFRGLFRRLAILGLLIAVMLLPLMGWLLWLALRPLYRLEGQIGELGRGERTHVTLTSRMQEIQRVGNALNRLERERGLALAQWRDRQAFLDAILAESPVGMFVTDPQGRIVYANRALLELAGRTVSPRHHAQWLAGLHADDRDAILDLWQFSQRSGEDFLRQFRYYRADGTLLWLEVHASRVLIDCQLIGFVGIVKDITLHREQESLRQWEAEHDPLTGLLNRRGFERRLEEALAAWRKAETPSALLLFDLDRFKPINDLGGHALGDTMLRRVAEAVNGVVRVSDHVARQGGDEFAVLLPSCDVDQARRIAESLRGAVAGLSVIHEGREFRVTLSVGVTTLLPGDRDIQEVIGRADAASYEAKRRGRDAVVSA
- the fnr gene encoding fumarate/nitrate reduction transcriptional regulator Fnr; the encoded protein is MTHHPSGQTAIPPGQATHCEGCSLSAHCLPGGLARDQMTDFDAIIHRPRPLRRGARLVRQGAPFTSLYVVRSGSFKQVVVDAAHRELVTHFLLPSDVAGLDALGEARHPSSVVALESSFVCELPFGSLEALGDRFPALRGALYRSMSQVLERDQGMNCLLSCASAETRMASFLLDMSERFAARGYSPHGFQLAMSRADIGSFLGVALETVSRLLGRLQRQGLISVEGRTLVLRDIPALEARVSGTRPGR